TTGCCCTGATCGAAGCGCAGCAACAGATGCGCACGGGCGATCAGCGGGTGTGCGACACGCATGTCGGCGCGCAAATCACTGCCCACGACCACGTCGCGGCCCGCGGCGAAGCATTGCTGCGACCGGTCGGACCGAACCGTCAGTACCGGCTGCAGGGGTCGGTTCATCAATTCAGATTATGCTGTGCGCGGTCAGTGGCGCTTGAGCCGCATTCTCCACCACACGATGCCGCTATAGACGATGCACAGCACCCCGAGCATCGCCATGTCGAACAGCCATGCGCTCTTGGTGTGGTTCCAGTGCTGGTCCTTCGGGTCGGTCGGGCCGGGGGTCAGGCGGTGCACGTCGATGGTCGACGACGAGGCCGCGTAGCCCCACCGCGCGGGAGTGGCCCACGACAACTGGTCGAGGAGAAACCGGTTGGTCACCCAGATCATTCCGCCGCAAAACACCAGCTGCGCCATGATGGCGACCACCAGCAGCGGCATGATCTGATCCTGGGAACGGGCGAGCGCCGACAGGGCCATGCCGAGGATCGCCGAAGCCACACAGGTCGCGGCAACCGTGACGAACAGCTCGAAGCTAACGTTGCCGAGAATCACCGCATGGGCAATCGGCTGCCCCCAGCCGATCAGTGCGATTACGGTGGCGATCGCTGCCTGCGTCGTCGCAAACACGCTGAACACGACGATCTTGGCGGCCAGGTAGGCCCAGGTCGACAGGCCGACCGCCTGCTCACGCCGGAAAATGGGACGTTCGCCCACGAGGTCGCGGATGGTCAGCGCGGTACCCATGAACACCGCGCCGACGTTGAGCATGACCAGGATCTGTCCGGGCTGGTTGGGTGCGTTGCTGTTCGGGTCGGCGATGCCGAATCCGGTCTTGCCGCGAACGGTGAGCGTCAGCAGGCCGATGAGGAACGGCAGCACGGCCAGGAACACCGTGTAGCCACGGTCGGAGACGACCAGTCGGACCTGGCGGCGGGCGACGGTGGAGAACTGGTGAAACACGTCGGTGTGCACCGGTTCGCCCAAATCGGCGGCCGGACTGGCTTCGGCGGCGGCCGGCGGTGGCCTGTTCTCGGCCAGGAAGCGGCGGTTCGCCGCGTCTGGATCGGCGCCCACCTTGGCGAAGATGTCCGCCCAGTTGGTGGTCCCCATCGCCGGACCGATCTGGTCGGGCGGGCCCAGGAACGCCGTTTTGCCGCCGGGCGCAATCAGCAGCAGCTGATCGCACACGTCGAGGTAGGACACCGAGTGCGTGACCACCAGCACCACCCGGCCGGCGTCGGCGAGCTGGCGCAGCATCATCATCACCTGACGGTCTAGCGCCGGGTCCAGGCCGGTGGTGGGCTCGTCGAGGATCAGCAGGGACGGTCCGGTGAGCAGTTCCAGTGCCACCGAAGCGCGCTTGCGCTGGCCGCCGGACAGCCTGTCGACGCGGGTGTCGGCGTGCTTGGTCAGCTCGAGTTCGGCGAGCACCTGGGCGACGACCTGCTCTCGATCGGCCTTGCTGGTGTCGGGCGGCAACCGCAGCTCGGCGGCGTAGCCGAGTGCCTGGTTGATCGTCAGCTGCCGGTGCACGACGTCGTCCTGGGGCACCATCCCGATCCTGCTGCGCAACGACGCGTACTCGGTGTGGATGTTGTGGCCCTCGAAGGTGACCGTGCCGGAGCTGGGGCTGGTGTACCCGGCGATCAGCCGCGACAGGGTGGTCTTGCCGGCGCCGGAGCCCCCGATGATGGCGGTCAGGGTCCCGGGTCGGGCGGTCAGCGAGATGTTGTCCAGGAGTTGCTTGCCCTGGTCGATGGCGAAGCAGACCGAGTTGACCTCCAGGCCGCCGACGCGTGTTGCGGCCTCGGTGCGGCGGACCAGGGTGCCGCGGTTGAAGGCCAGGTCTACGTTGCCGATGGTGACCACGTCGCCGTCGGTCAGGATCGCCGACCCGACTCGGACGCCGTTGACGAAGGTCCCATTGACGCTGTGCGCGTCCCGGATC
The nucleotide sequence above comes from Mycobacterium decipiens. Encoded proteins:
- a CDS encoding ATP-binding cassette domain-containing protein; the encoded protein is MTAAPPPALTVRYDGSERTFAAGHDVVIGRDLRADMRITHPLISRAHLLLRFDQGRWLAIDNSSLNGTFCNGHRVPVVEIHDGQSVNIGNPAGPLLTFEVGRHLGMAGRPPETESMRIVTPSDARPSGQAGPPQSGRRTSWTSPPTQTYPVAPQRPTGTSGQPRYPSSSTPRAPRYPTSLEPPPTHLQPRPQLSGPAPAGLPQHAPPTQLAPGAQPPEVWNLATKMVQALLPSRSGALHKPAGAATIGRATDNDIVISDVLASRHHAFLTQTPLGTEIRDAHSVNGTFVNGVRVGSAILTDGDVVTIGNVDLAFNRGTLVRRTEAATRVGGLEVNSVCFAIDQGKQLLDNISLTARPGTLTAIIGGSGAGKTTLSRLIAGYTSPSSGTVTFEGHNIHTEYASLRSRIGMVPQDDVVHRQLTINQALGYAAELRLPPDTSKADREQVVAQVLAELELTKHADTRVDRLSGGQRKRASVALELLTGPSLLILDEPTTGLDPALDRQVMMMLRQLADAGRVVLVVTHSVSYLDVCDQLLLIAPGGKTAFLGPPDQIGPAMGTTNWADIFAKVGADPDAANRRFLAENRPPPAAAEASPAADLGEPVHTDVFHQFSTVARRQVRLVVSDRGYTVFLAVLPFLIGLLTLTVRGKTGFGIADPNSNAPNQPGQILVMLNVGAVFMGTALTIRDLVGERPIFRREQAVGLSTWAYLAAKIVVFSVFATTQAAIATVIALIGWGQPIAHAVILGNVSFELFVTVAATCVASAILGMALSALARSQDQIMPLLVVAIMAQLVFCGGMIWVTNRFLLDQLSWATPARWGYAASSSTIDVHRLTPGPTDPKDQHWNHTKSAWLFDMAMLGVLCIVYSGIVWWRMRLKRH